In Luteibaculum oceani, one DNA window encodes the following:
- a CDS encoding NifU family protein encodes METKKIPTSVYAEVTPNPNTVKFVANRVIMPFSRAIEFKTAEEVKNHAPLATQLFNFPFVQSLFFSTNFVSVTKTDAVDWDLLTMQVREFIQEYLLENEWAVVSIPEDDETEAATQQENKEAPKVGHAMPTNEIEEKIVEALDEYIRPAVESDGGAIDFKSFSDGKLEVVLRGSCSGCPSSVVTLKNGIETLMQNMIPQVKEVVAHEH; translated from the coding sequence ATGGAGACCAAAAAAATTCCTACATCAGTATATGCTGAAGTTACCCCAAACCCCAACACAGTAAAATTTGTTGCCAACAGGGTAATTATGCCGTTTAGCAGAGCCATAGAATTTAAAACTGCTGAAGAAGTAAAAAACCACGCGCCTTTGGCGACTCAGCTTTTTAATTTCCCTTTTGTTCAGTCTTTATTTTTCAGTACCAACTTTGTGTCGGTTACAAAAACGGATGCGGTGGATTGGGATCTACTCACCATGCAGGTTAGAGAGTTTATTCAGGAATATTTATTGGAAAATGAATGGGCAGTGGTATCCATTCCAGAAGACGACGAAACCGAAGCTGCTACCCAACAAGAAAATAAGGAGGCTCCGAAGGTTGGTCATGCTATGCCAACCAACGAAATAGAGGAGAAAATTGTAGAGGCTTTGGATGAATATATCCGACCAGCAGTTGAAAGCGATGGGGGGGCGATCGACTTTAAATCTTTTTCTGACGGAAAATTAGAAGTAGTTTTAAGAGGTTCTTGCTCTGGATGTCCATCTAGTGTTGTGACGCTAAAAAATGGAATTGAGACGCTGATGCAAAATATGATTCCACAAGTAAAGGAAGTTGTAGCACACGAGCACTAA
- a CDS encoding gamma carbonic anhydrase family protein, with translation MKQEALFVPVRGHNPSYGKNCFFAPNATLIGEVSMGDDCSVWFNAVLRGDVHFIKMGNKVNVQDGAVIHGTFQKAPTTIGNNVSIGHNALVHGCTIHDNVLIGMGAIVMDNCVVESNTIIGAGAVVPANTHIPSGTVWAGVPAKKVKDISPELTEGEVNRIANNYVKYASWFKEE, from the coding sequence ATGAAACAAGAAGCCCTATTTGTTCCGGTTAGAGGACACAATCCAAGCTATGGTAAAAACTGTTTTTTTGCTCCCAATGCGACCCTTATAGGCGAAGTAAGCATGGGAGATGATTGCTCGGTGTGGTTTAATGCTGTTTTACGTGGCGATGTCCACTTTATTAAAATGGGAAATAAGGTGAATGTGCAGGATGGAGCGGTAATTCACGGCACCTTTCAAAAAGCACCAACCACAATTGGCAACAACGTATCCATAGGTCACAATGCCTTAGTGCATGGATGTACCATACACGACAATGTACTTATAGGTATGGGAGCTATTGTAATGGATAATTGCGTGGTAGAATCAAACACCATAATTGGCGCTGGGGCGGTAGTACCTGCCAATACACATATACCATCGGGAACAGTTTGGGCTGGAGTTCCCGCTAAAAAAGTAAAGGATATAAGCCCAGAATTAACCGAAGGAGAAGTAAATAGAATTGCAAATAACTACGTTAAGTATGCAAGTTGGTTTAAAGAAGAATGA
- a CDS encoding NAD kinase, with protein sequence MRIAVYGRNFADNFGPAIQFLFSKLVENNVQLSIYNPFCKFLYQKIEFPPSYRKFHDHEGLKKEKPDLLLSIGGDGTILDAITLVRDIDLPILGINTGRLGFLSSVAREEISSTVKHILNKDYEVECRSLLHINEPADIFPEQNFALNELSVLKKESSSMITVHAFINDQYLNSYWADGLIVATPTGSTAYSLSCGGPILVPDAGNFVLTPISPHNLNVRPIVIGDNNKITLKVEGRDSSFLVAMDSRTASLNYKQTIEVQKADFQIKLAKLPFQNFYHTLRNKLMWGLDKRN encoded by the coding sequence ATGCGCATTGCGGTATACGGAAGAAATTTTGCAGATAATTTTGGTCCTGCCATACAGTTTTTGTTTTCCAAACTGGTTGAAAACAATGTGCAGCTATCTATCTACAACCCCTTTTGTAAGTTCCTCTATCAAAAAATTGAGTTTCCACCATCGTATCGAAAATTTCATGATCACGAGGGATTAAAAAAAGAAAAACCCGACTTACTTCTCAGTATAGGTGGAGATGGTACCATATTAGATGCCATTACGCTGGTTAGAGATATAGACCTTCCCATTTTGGGTATCAATACAGGTCGATTGGGTTTTTTATCCAGTGTAGCGCGAGAGGAAATCAGCAGCACGGTTAAGCACATTCTTAATAAAGATTACGAAGTGGAGTGCAGAAGTTTGCTACACATAAATGAGCCGGCCGATATATTTCCAGAGCAGAATTTTGCCCTCAATGAACTTTCCGTTTTAAAAAAGGAATCGAGTTCTATGATTACGGTACATGCTTTTATAAACGACCAGTACCTTAATTCATATTGGGCAGATGGACTTATTGTAGCAACGCCTACGGGTTCTACGGCCTACTCTTTAAGTTGCGGGGGCCCCATTCTAGTTCCCGACGCGGGTAACTTTGTATTAACGCCTATTTCTCCGCATAACCTTAATGTTAGACCTATTGTTATTGGCGATAACAACAAAATTACCTTAAAAGTTGAGGGTAGAGATTCTAGCTTTTTGGTTGCTATGGATTCTAGAACGGCATCGCTTAATTACAAACAGACCATAGAGGTGCAAAAGGCAGATTTTCAGATAAAACTAGCCAAACTGCCCTTTCAGAATTTCTATCACACACTTAGAAATAAGCTGATGTGGGGATTGGATAAAAGAAATTAA
- a CDS encoding polyprenol monophosphomannose synthase yields MSDSLVIIPTYNERENVENIVRAVFSEEHPFHILIVDDNSPDGTQDIVRELQKEFPDRLFLHPRAGKMGLGTAYIEGFKIGLDNGYEYIFEMDADFSHNPKDLIRLRQACQNGGDVAVGSRYCKGGRVSNWPVDRILMSYFASLYVRIILWVPIKDTTAGFICYTAKVLKSIDLNRVRFIGYAFQIEMKYRAHKKGFWVKEVPITFVDRRFGVSKMSMGIFKEAVVGVLKMKFMKL; encoded by the coding sequence GTGTCGGATAGTCTGGTCATCATCCCCACATATAACGAGCGGGAAAACGTAGAAAATATTGTTAGGGCTGTGTTCTCTGAGGAACACCCGTTCCATATACTCATTGTGGATGATAACTCCCCCGATGGAACCCAAGATATCGTTCGCGAACTCCAAAAAGAATTTCCAGACCGCCTATTCCTGCATCCTCGCGCGGGAAAAATGGGATTGGGTACTGCCTATATCGAAGGCTTTAAAATAGGTTTAGATAACGGCTACGAGTACATCTTTGAAATGGATGCGGATTTTTCGCACAATCCCAAAGATTTAATCCGACTAAGGCAAGCATGCCAAAATGGGGGAGATGTAGCCGTTGGATCCAGATATTGTAAAGGAGGTAGAGTTAGTAACTGGCCAGTGGATAGAATTCTTATGTCATACTTCGCTAGTTTGTATGTAAGGATAATTCTATGGGTACCCATTAAAGACACCACGGCTGGGTTTATTTGTTACACAGCTAAGGTGTTAAAATCAATAGACCTTAACCGCGTGCGTTTTATTGGATATGCCTTCCAAATTGAAATGAAATATAGAGCCCATAAAAAGGGGTTTTGGGTAAAAGAAGTGCCTATAACCTTTGTAGATAGAAGATTTGGAGTTTCCAAAATGAGTATGGGCATTTTTAAGGAAGCCGTTGTAGGTGTACTTAAAATGAAATTTATGAAGTTATGA
- a CDS encoding OmpH family outer membrane protein: MKKLLLLLAFIGGFSAVNAQKFAYVDSDYIMKQIPEFQEAQKELDNLSTTWQKEIEKRYQEIEEMYKSYQAEAVLLTEKMKQQREEAIIKKEQEVQEFQKSKFGVEGELFKKRQELVQPIQDKVYDALKEVSTSSGYDFIFDKSQSGILFADDKYDKSDLVLRKLGVKIGIN; this comes from the coding sequence ATGAAGAAGTTATTGTTATTGCTTGCATTTATTGGAGGATTTTCTGCTGTAAATGCACAAAAGTTTGCCTACGTAGATTCGGATTATATCATGAAACAGATTCCTGAATTTCAGGAAGCACAAAAGGAATTAGATAATCTTTCTACTACCTGGCAAAAGGAAATTGAGAAGCGCTATCAGGAAATAGAGGAAATGTACAAATCGTACCAAGCTGAGGCGGTTTTATTAACGGAGAAAATGAAGCAGCAGCGCGAAGAGGCCATTATTAAAAAGGAACAAGAAGTTCAGGAATTTCAAAAAAGTAAGTTTGGTGTAGAGGGAGAGCTTTTTAAAAAGCGTCAGGAGCTAGTTCAGCCAATTCAGGATAAGGTTTACGATGCTTTAAAAGAGGTTTCAACCTCTAGTGGATACGATTTCATTTTCGATAAATCTCAGTCTGGTATACTATTTGCTGATGATAAATACGATAAAAGTGATCTAGTCCTCCGTAAGTTGGGCGTGAAAATAGGGATCAATTAA
- a CDS encoding isoprenyl transferase, with translation MEEELKKQIDLKRVPKHVAVIMDGNGRWAKNKGEDRIFGHTNGVRSVKNTLVAATELGIDHLTLYAFSSENWNRPKEEVDALMDLLVSTLMNEIEELHNNGVRLSAIGDLEMIPESCRNALKQGIKDTKDNTKINLILALSYGSRKEIAEAAKILAKKLKSGEIQEEDITPEAISKELYTKDIPDPDLLIRTSGETRISNFLLYQAAYAELYFTPILWPDFDKSEFYKAILDYQKRERRFGKISEQISI, from the coding sequence GTGGAGGAAGAATTAAAAAAGCAAATAGACCTTAAGCGGGTTCCCAAACACGTTGCCGTTATCATGGATGGTAATGGTCGCTGGGCCAAGAACAAGGGCGAGGATAGAATTTTTGGGCATACCAATGGGGTTAGATCGGTTAAAAACACCTTGGTAGCGGCTACTGAGTTGGGTATAGATCACCTTACGCTATATGCTTTCTCTAGCGAAAACTGGAATAGACCTAAAGAAGAGGTTGACGCCCTTATGGATTTGCTGGTATCTACCTTGATGAATGAAATTGAGGAGTTGCACAACAATGGAGTTCGTCTTTCTGCCATTGGCGATTTGGAGATGATTCCAGAATCGTGCCGTAATGCCTTAAAGCAAGGAATAAAGGATACAAAAGACAACACCAAAATCAATTTAATTCTGGCACTAAGCTACGGGAGTAGAAAAGAGATAGCAGAAGCGGCCAAAATCTTGGCTAAGAAATTGAAATCTGGTGAAATCCAAGAGGAGGATATAACTCCAGAAGCGATTTCTAAGGAGCTATATACCAAGGATATTCCAGATCCAGATTTACTTATTCGCACCTCAGGTGAAACGAGAATCAGTAACTTTTTACTGTATCAAGCGGCTTATGCCGAACTATATTTCACGCCAATTCTGTGGCCCGACTTCGATAAAAGCGAGTTTTATAAAGCAATATTAGATTACCAAAAACGCGAAAGACGCTTTGGTAAAATCAGTGAACAAATTTCCATTTGA
- a CDS encoding BamA/TamA family outer membrane protein, whose translation MSRIFSFLLCFSLTSLFAQSDNLYRLAEITIEGNKITQRSIVLRDVELHEDSLYNKAAIERRIKNSSDNLYRTRLFNFVDLVPTFSDSTFSLKVSLTERWYIWALPVFELADPNFNVWWESRDFNRVNVGINVDHNNFRGRAEKLSLRLKWGYNKQLGLAYSIPYINRDKTIGVSVSTQYRQRYEVIYATENNVRSQYAQLGNATREEWTNQVEWSYRPGNRFTGFLSLWQNNSQVQDTVLEIAPDYYGGRNFLNYWGASIFLRYDSRDLPSYPTSGNYATLSISKPGLGLNEDYNFDIWSLQFRYSKYLPLSENWVFASGMDLGMISYNQLPYFFQSGFGITADIRGYELYFVEAQRYAVWQNQIRFSILKDREFSLPFIKNPSFGRVPYALYIGAHSDFGYSEDDIYTRRNPMDRKLLIGYGLGVDFVTYYDKVFRIDYSVNAFGKSGVYLHFKKAF comes from the coding sequence GTGAGTAGGATTTTTTCTTTTCTCCTTTGCTTTTCACTTACCTCCCTTTTTGCGCAAAGCGATAACCTATATCGTTTAGCGGAAATTACCATTGAGGGAAATAAAATCACCCAGCGTTCTATTGTTTTAAGAGATGTTGAGCTGCATGAAGATTCCTTGTACAATAAAGCGGCTATAGAACGAAGAATTAAAAACAGTAGCGACAATCTTTATCGAACGCGCTTATTCAATTTTGTGGATCTGGTTCCAACCTTTTCCGACAGTACTTTTTCGCTAAAAGTTAGCTTAACCGAACGTTGGTACATCTGGGCTTTGCCAGTTTTTGAGTTGGCCGACCCCAATTTTAATGTTTGGTGGGAGTCGCGCGATTTTAATCGGGTAAATGTTGGGATAAATGTTGATCACAATAATTTCCGGGGTCGTGCAGAGAAATTATCGCTGCGCTTAAAGTGGGGATATAACAAACAATTGGGCCTGGCCTATTCCATTCCATACATAAATAGGGATAAGACTATTGGAGTTTCAGTATCCACCCAATACCGACAGCGTTACGAAGTAATTTATGCTACCGAAAATAATGTTAGGTCTCAGTATGCACAGCTTGGAAATGCTACCCGTGAAGAGTGGACCAACCAAGTAGAGTGGTCTTACCGGCCTGGAAATCGCTTTACAGGATTTTTAAGCTTATGGCAAAACAACTCCCAGGTTCAGGATACGGTTTTGGAAATCGCCCCAGATTATTACGGAGGGCGTAACTTCTTAAATTATTGGGGAGCATCTATTTTCTTAAGGTACGATTCTCGCGATTTACCCAGCTATCCAACCAGTGGGAACTACGCCACACTTAGCATAAGTAAGCCCGGGTTAGGACTAAATGAGGATTACAACTTTGATATTTGGTCTCTGCAGTTTCGATATTCAAAGTATCTCCCACTTTCCGAAAACTGGGTCTTTGCCTCTGGTATGGACTTGGGGATGATTTCCTACAATCAATTGCCCTATTTTTTCCAGTCTGGTTTTGGCATTACTGCAGACATAAGAGGGTACGAGTTGTACTTTGTAGAGGCTCAGCGCTATGCCGTTTGGCAAAACCAAATTCGTTTTTCTATCCTAAAAGACAGGGAGTTTAGTCTCCCATTTATAAAAAACCCCAGTTTTGGCAGAGTGCCGTATGCCTTATATATAGGTGCTCACAGCGATTTCGGTTATTCTGAAGACGATATTTATACCCGAAGAAATCCCATGGATAGAAAATTATTAATCGGTTATGGATTGGGGGTAGATTTTGTAACCTACTACGATAAAGTGTTTCGTATAGATTACTCCGTGAATGCGTTTGGTAAATCTGGGGTATATTTACACTTTAAAAAAGCATTCTAG
- the murI gene encoding glutamate racemase → MAELYFNDHAPIGVIDSGIGGLTVANAIRDLLPNEAIYYFGDTAHLPYGDKSAASVRYYTARITDLLVKKGCKCVVIACNTASSFAAKTAEEIADGVKVIDVVTPVIEHIIQYLSNKKIGIIGTKGTIESRIYPRRLKLEGKNIDVKSMATPLLASMVEEGFFKNKISKAVINQYLSSHHLSGIEALVLACTHYPLIKPEISSYYNAQNIDVEVVDNASLTAKAVRNYLEISGLLNSGIQKPDHFMVSDYTKSFEVSTQIFFGEKVSLEEVRIWD, encoded by the coding sequence ATGGCAGAACTGTATTTTAACGATCATGCACCCATAGGTGTTATCGACTCCGGTATTGGGGGGCTTACGGTAGCGAATGCCATAAGGGATTTATTACCAAATGAAGCCATTTATTATTTTGGAGATACGGCTCACCTTCCTTATGGGGATAAATCAGCGGCTTCTGTTAGATACTATACTGCACGTATCACCGATTTGTTAGTTAAAAAAGGGTGTAAATGTGTGGTTATTGCTTGTAATACAGCTTCTTCTTTTGCAGCGAAAACAGCTGAGGAGATTGCAGATGGGGTTAAGGTTATTGACGTTGTTACTCCTGTGATTGAACATATTATCCAATACTTATCTAACAAGAAAATCGGTATAATCGGAACTAAGGGAACCATAGAAAGTAGAATTTACCCAAGAAGGCTAAAACTAGAGGGTAAAAACATAGATGTAAAATCCATGGCCACCCCGCTTTTGGCAAGTATGGTTGAGGAAGGTTTTTTTAAAAATAAAATTTCAAAGGCGGTAATTAATCAATATTTATCCAGCCATCATTTATCAGGAATAGAAGCCTTGGTTCTCGCTTGTACACACTACCCATTAATTAAACCAGAAATATCTAGCTACTATAATGCTCAAAACATAGATGTAGAGGTGGTAGATAATGCTTCACTTACGGCCAAGGCGGTGAGAAATTATCTGGAAATTTCAGGTTTGCTCAATTCGGGTATCCAAAAACCCGATCACTTTATGGTAAGTGATTACACCAAAAGCTTTGAAGTGTCTACTCAAATATTTTTTGGAGAAAAGGTTTCCCTCGAAGAAGTGAGGATTTGGGATTGA
- the porG gene encoding type IX secretion system protein PorG: MLNRVLLILGITISLGTNAQDLRSLGSKEFGVGLGNFYYLGELNQEHFNAITPGLQLSYRINITRRIGFNFNLGFGEIEGADSLSNIDWNRNRNLHFRSKIQEFGVLFEINYFEYQLGNKKFPFSPYLYFGLSAFHFNPQALTDDGANYRDLQPIGTEGQNFEGGSPYKLFNFAVPFGVGIRVNVVKNLGITLFTGMRRTYTDYLDDVSSVYSNPDFFAEEDRQFVDRSIDPAREDGTNTGLERGNNRNKDWYNHTGFMLSFKIQKKRNMCPAWYAN, from the coding sequence ATGTTAAATCGCGTCCTGCTAATTTTAGGAATCACCATAAGTTTAGGAACAAATGCCCAAGATCTACGGTCGCTTGGTAGCAAAGAGTTTGGCGTGGGCTTGGGTAATTTTTATTATTTGGGAGAATTAAATCAGGAGCATTTTAATGCGATAACTCCGGGATTACAATTAAGTTATCGAATAAATATCACCCGTAGAATTGGCTTCAATTTCAATTTGGGATTTGGAGAAATAGAAGGCGCAGATAGTTTATCTAACATAGATTGGAACAGAAACAGAAACCTTCATTTCAGGAGTAAAATCCAGGAATTCGGGGTCCTTTTCGAGATAAACTATTTCGAGTATCAACTGGGAAATAAGAAATTTCCTTTTAGTCCCTATTTATATTTTGGGTTGAGTGCATTCCACTTTAATCCGCAAGCTTTAACGGACGATGGTGCTAATTATCGTGATTTACAGCCAATTGGTACAGAAGGTCAGAACTTTGAGGGTGGCTCCCCATATAAATTATTTAACTTTGCCGTCCCTTTTGGAGTAGGTATTCGGGTTAACGTAGTTAAAAACCTTGGTATCACTCTTTTTACAGGAATGCGAAGGACTTATACCGACTACCTTGACGATGTAAGTTCGGTGTATTCCAACCCAGATTTTTTTGCTGAGGAGGATAGGCAATTTGTCGACAGATCCATAGATCCAGCAAGAGAAGACGGAACAAACACAGGTTTGGAAAGAGGGAATAACAGAAATAAAGATTGGTACAATCACACGGGCTTTATGTTGTCTTTTAAAATTCAAAAGAAAAGAAACATGTGTCCAGCGTGGTACGCGAATTAG
- the bamA gene encoding outer membrane protein assembly factor BamA: protein MRFSKIVLLISHLILISNFAQAQILLGGENKINLDVVQKYKIEGISVTGSKEFDPEAVILFSGLSVGDEIKIPGEALTKAIKNLWDQDLFSNVQIRLGEFRPPNRIYLNIHLGERPRLLKYKFTGIKKSEADNLRDGKIKLRLGTIVNENVLQNTENAIKKYFVNKGYLQCKVEIEEELSKNIDNSLILNIKIDKGQKVKIGAITFEGNSEIPDKKLKKAMKETKEKAFWRIFSRSKFIESEYRSDKLKIIEKYNAKGYRNAKILSDSVYYKPKENLVYVNIKVKEGNKFYFRNIRWVGNTKYKSDYLSKILGIKKGDVYNQEVLSSRLYGSGQGNDVSSLYLDDGYLSFNAQPMEVLVENDSIDFEIRIIEGKQYDINRIILTGNDKTNDRVVRREIKTRPGDLFSRSEIIRTNRDLAALNYFNPESMGVNPQQNPMDGTVDIEYTVEEKPSDQIELSGGWGAGRVVGTLGLSLTNFSISNMFKKGGWDPIPSGDGQRLSIRAQSNGVFYQGYNLSFTEPWLGGSKPNSFSVSLSHSVQTNGQPKFINNGEDRVLNPVRQSLKISGFSLGLGKPLLWPDNNFYFYQSAAYQYYDLNNFGSIFTFANGYSNNISYTAVLSRSSVNQPIYPRSGSNVTLTLKATPPYSLFNGKNYEGISDQEKYKFVEYHKWKFTSTWYTELAKNLVLKTKVGFGFLGQYNQDIGPSPFERFYLGGSALTGFALDGREIIGLRGYDDLSLSPQEGALYISKFTMELRYPLSLNPSATIFPLAFLEAGNTWSDFKSYDPFKNFRSGGIGLRIFLPMFGMLGLDYGWRFDDVPGNLNMPKGQIHFTIGANLGEL, encoded by the coding sequence ATGCGATTTAGCAAGATAGTCCTACTCATATCCCACCTTATTTTAATCTCAAATTTTGCCCAAGCTCAAATTTTATTAGGTGGTGAGAATAAGATTAACCTCGATGTGGTTCAGAAGTATAAAATCGAGGGTATTAGCGTTACCGGATCTAAGGAGTTCGATCCCGAAGCGGTTATTCTGTTCTCTGGGTTATCCGTTGGAGACGAAATTAAAATTCCCGGTGAGGCCCTTACAAAAGCTATTAAGAACCTCTGGGATCAGGATCTTTTCTCCAATGTGCAAATTAGACTTGGGGAGTTTCGTCCACCAAATAGAATTTACCTAAACATCCACCTTGGTGAACGTCCTCGATTATTAAAATATAAGTTTACCGGAATTAAAAAGAGCGAAGCCGATAACCTTCGTGACGGAAAAATTAAGCTGCGCCTTGGTACTATTGTTAATGAAAATGTACTGCAAAACACCGAAAATGCCATTAAGAAATACTTTGTAAACAAAGGATATCTGCAATGTAAGGTGGAAATTGAGGAGGAACTTAGTAAGAACATCGATAATAGCCTTATCCTAAATATTAAAATTGATAAGGGACAAAAGGTGAAAATTGGTGCCATTACTTTTGAAGGGAACAGTGAAATTCCGGACAAGAAGCTTAAAAAGGCGATGAAAGAAACCAAGGAAAAAGCCTTTTGGCGCATTTTTTCTAGATCTAAATTCATCGAAAGCGAGTACCGATCCGATAAGCTTAAAATCATTGAAAAATATAATGCTAAGGGGTATAGAAATGCCAAAATCCTCAGCGATTCCGTATACTATAAGCCTAAAGAAAACCTGGTTTACGTAAACATTAAGGTGAAGGAAGGGAATAAGTTTTATTTCCGAAATATTCGCTGGGTTGGAAATACTAAATACAAATCTGACTACCTAAGTAAGATACTTGGAATTAAAAAGGGCGACGTTTATAATCAGGAGGTATTAAGCTCGCGTTTATACGGATCTGGGCAAGGGAACGATGTTAGTTCACTCTACTTAGATGATGGTTACTTATCGTTTAACGCACAGCCTATGGAGGTGCTAGTAGAAAACGATTCTATAGATTTTGAAATCAGAATTATAGAGGGGAAACAATACGATATCAACCGTATCATCCTAACCGGAAATGATAAAACCAACGATAGGGTAGTTCGAAGAGAAATTAAAACCCGTCCGGGAGATTTATTTAGTAGATCGGAAATTATAAGAACCAATAGAGATTTAGCTGCGCTTAATTACTTTAACCCAGAAAGCATGGGAGTAAATCCACAGCAGAACCCTATGGATGGTACTGTGGACATTGAGTATACGGTAGAAGAAAAACCAAGTGACCAGATTGAATTATCTGGTGGTTGGGGAGCCGGAAGGGTGGTAGGAACCCTGGGCTTGTCACTAACCAATTTCTCCATCTCCAACATGTTTAAAAAAGGCGGATGGGACCCAATCCCATCGGGAGATGGACAAAGGTTATCTATCCGTGCGCAATCTAATGGGGTGTTTTACCAGGGATATAACTTGTCTTTTACCGAGCCTTGGCTTGGAGGGTCTAAACCCAACTCATTCTCGGTGAGTTTAAGTCACTCGGTACAAACCAATGGGCAGCCTAAGTTTATCAATAATGGGGAGGATAGAGTACTAAACCCAGTGCGTCAAAGCCTTAAAATTTCAGGTTTTTCACTTGGATTGGGTAAGCCACTTCTTTGGCCAGATAACAACTTTTACTTCTATCAATCGGCGGCATATCAGTACTACGATCTGAATAATTTTGGGTCCATCTTTACCTTTGCCAATGGTTATTCGAACAACATCTCTTATACCGCTGTATTGTCAAGGTCGTCGGTAAACCAGCCTATCTACCCAAGGTCTGGATCCAATGTAACCTTAACCCTAAAGGCAACACCTCCATATTCATTGTTTAACGGCAAAAATTACGAGGGAATCTCAGATCAGGAGAAGTATAAATTTGTGGAGTACCATAAGTGGAAATTCACTTCTACGTGGTATACGGAGTTAGCAAAGAATTTGGTTTTAAAAACCAAGGTAGGATTTGGTTTCTTGGGGCAGTATAACCAAGATATTGGTCCATCACCTTTCGAGCGTTTTTACTTAGGAGGTTCGGCACTAACTGGATTTGCACTTGATGGTAGAGAGATTATTGGGTTAAGAGGGTACGATGACTTGTCCCTTTCTCCACAGGAAGGAGCCTTGTACATCTCTAAATTTACCATGGAGTTGAGGTATCCACTTTCACTAAATCCTAGTGCAACAATATTCCCACTAGCCTTCTTAGAGGCGGGTAATACTTGGTCGGATTTTAAGTCTTACGATCCATTTAAAAACTTCAGATCCGGAGGGATTGGATTGCGAATTTTCTTACCTATGTTTGGGATGCTTGGATTGGATTATGGATGGCGTTTCGACGATGTTCCGGGTAACCTAAATATGCCAAAGGGACAAATCCATTTTACAATTGGCGCGAATCTTGGAGAGTTATAG
- a CDS encoding OmpH family outer membrane protein, whose amino-acid sequence MKNILVTLLAVVGLSFATVAQTKLGHVNSQEILVKMPEYKQAQTKAETFAKELEGSLQSMTTEYQKKLAGLQSKEGNMTNTERETAISELQQLEQRIQSFQVSAQERMQKQESELLTPIIEKVRGAIKKVGETNGFTYIFDLSTGATVYQNGTDVTPLVKKELGLQ is encoded by the coding sequence ATGAAAAACATATTAGTAACATTATTAGCAGTTGTTGGATTAAGTTTTGCAACGGTAGCTCAAACCAAACTTGGACACGTTAATTCTCAGGAAATTCTAGTTAAGATGCCAGAATATAAGCAGGCACAAACTAAGGCTGAGACTTTTGCAAAAGAGTTAGAGGGAAGTCTACAAAGCATGACTACCGAGTACCAAAAAAAATTAGCTGGTTTACAATCTAAAGAGGGTAACATGACCAACACTGAGAGAGAAACAGCTATTTCTGAGTTGCAACAACTAGAGCAACGTATTCAAAGTTTTCAAGTTTCTGCCCAAGAGCGCATGCAAAAACAAGAAAGCGAATTGCTAACTCCTATCATTGAGAAAGTTAGAGGAGCAATTAAGAAGGTTGGTGAAACCAATGGGTTTACCTACATTTTCGACCTTTCTACGGGTGCTACTGTTTACCAAAACGGAACTGACGTAACTCCTTTAGTGAAGAAAGAGTTGGGTTTGCAGTAA